A stretch of the Malus domestica chromosome 08, GDT2T_hap1 genome encodes the following:
- the LOC139198173 gene encoding uncharacterized protein, whose amino-acid sequence MFTRRGGLEYFSCNCPALKRLAIYDIPDLRILRVVGLSIPLKYLVIKDCDNIESIVIRDANLVSFTYSGHKMNLIIRNVPLLAEVSIVQGYTKCDFLDVAFTQLESCSQLHILKLLKKIFKRAECSHRCLKVVEMLRYYGRRGDARLVKYLTKAAVNLEEIGVSPIESFYYLDTDEKREELESDRARKDRATKELKQVVPSTVKVVSLKEARAAVLVL is encoded by the exons ATGTTTACGAGGAGAGGAGGTCTCGAGTACTTTTCGTGTAACTGTCCAGCTCTCAAACGATTGGCAATATATGATATTCCAGATTTGCGTATACTGAGAGTTGTTGGTCTGTCAATTCCATTGAAGTACTTGGTGATAAAAGATTGTGACAATATCGAAAGCATTGTGATACGTGATGCAAATCTTGTTTCATTCACTTATTCTGGACATAAGATGAACTTGATTATTAGAAATGTACCGCTGCTCGCGGAAGTATCCATTGTGCAGGGGTACACTAAATGTGATTTTCTCGATGTTGCCTTCACCCAACTTGAATCTTGTTCTCAGTTACACATTCTCAAGCTGCTCAA aaaaatattcaAGAGAGCCGAGTGCTCCCATCGTTGCCTCAAGGTTGTGGAAATGCTAAGGTACTATGGTCGCAGAGGTGATGCTCGACTTGTCAAGTACTTGACAAAGGCTGCTGTCAACTTGGAGGAAATTGGTGTTAGTCCTATCGAGAGCTTTTATTACCTTGACACAGACGAGAAACGGGAAGAATTGGAAAGTGATCGTGCAAGGAAGGATCGTGCTACGAAAGAGCTGAAACAAGTAGTGCCATCAACTGTAAAGGTGGTAAGCTTGAAGGAAGCAAGAGCTGCAGTGCTGGTATTATAA